In Halobaculum limi, one DNA window encodes the following:
- a CDS encoding RAD55 family ATPase — protein sequence MHSTGIEALDRELDGGVPVGSVTALVAPVGSSAELLLEAAATTAETLVVTLARPKAEVEEPYPEGTAVVEVNPESLAASPDQIFSRVPDGGTLVVTPLVGIEELDTPDQRAVLDAAKRAVHDANGAGYLFCPTPPTATAGRTRTLHRVDGVWLLDVRTTPMAVENRLYVTKSRGGAALDGPLKLKLTDRVAVDTSRDIS from the coding sequence GTGCACTCGACAGGGATCGAGGCGCTCGACCGAGAACTCGACGGCGGCGTTCCGGTCGGGTCAGTGACGGCGCTCGTCGCACCGGTGGGATCGAGCGCAGAGTTGTTGCTGGAGGCGGCAGCGACCACCGCAGAGACGCTCGTCGTCACGCTCGCACGACCGAAAGCGGAGGTCGAGGAACCGTATCCCGAGGGGACGGCGGTCGTCGAGGTCAACCCCGAGTCGCTCGCGGCAAGCCCGGATCAGATATTCTCGCGTGTCCCCGATGGCGGTACGCTCGTCGTCACGCCGTTGGTTGGCATCGAAGAACTCGACACGCCCGACCAGCGAGCGGTCCTCGACGCCGCGAAGCGGGCAGTCCACGACGCCAACGGTGCTGGCTATCTGTTCTGTCCGACCCCGCCGACGGCGACGGCTGGTCGGACCAGAACGCTCCACCGCGTCGACGGCGTCTGGTTGCTCGACGTGCGGACGACGCCGATGGCGGTCGAGAATCGACTGTACGTCACGAAATCCCGCGGCGGCGCGGCACTCGACGGCCCACTGAAACTCAAACTCACCGACCGCGTCGCGGTCGACACGAGTCGGGATATCTCCTGA
- a CDS encoding PRC-barrel domain-containing protein yields the protein MDADATPQEITTLVGREVYSNNGVFVGEVEDVRLDLDSQAVTGLALSQLSDELFAGRVDPGKGVMLPYRWVRAVGDVILVNDTIERLKDETEDEEALA from the coding sequence ATGGACGCTGACGCGACCCCGCAAGAGATTACGACTCTCGTCGGGAGAGAAGTGTACTCGAACAACGGGGTCTTCGTGGGGGAAGTCGAGGACGTGCGCCTCGACCTAGATTCGCAGGCGGTCACGGGGCTCGCGCTATCACAGCTTAGCGACGAACTGTTCGCCGGCCGGGTCGACCCCGGGAAGGGCGTGATGTTGCCCTACCGCTGGGTTCGCGCCGTCGGCGACGTCATCCTCGTCAACGATACGATCGAACGGCTGAAAGACGAGACGGAAGACGAAGAAGCACTCGCGTAG
- a CDS encoding LUD domain-containing protein: MSKPDSRAATAAKIRHLLDTEGEAVRENTRGFNQGRYDSTADLDAYDDLKSEARAIKEDAIERLPDLIDDLREAVEANGGHLYVAADAADANAYVREVVDGGNVVKSKSMTTEELELNDALAADGARVTETDLGEWVLQLADETPSHIVGPAIHKSREGIAELFNERFDPEEPLETAEELTRFARARLLEDIREADVGVTGANFLTADSGTLALVTSEGNARKTAVVPDTHVAVAGVEKVVPTVEDLAPFIELIGRSGTGQDITSYVSLLTPPVASPPVEFDDPGSPIADAGTATGDGATDAHPDREFHLVLVDNGRLAMREDDDLRETLYCIRCGACSNSCGNFQSVGGHAFGGETYSGGIATGWEAGVEGLDTAAEFNDLCTGCSRCVPACPVGIDIPWINTVVRDRINRGADPGRLDFLVDGLTPDAEPAGLDPAKRLFGNFETLARLGSATAPLSNWTANLGPVRAAMDRFLGVASERELPRFQRETLVDWFDARGGPRVPETMARREAVLYPDIYTNHVAVDRGKAAVRTLEALGVRVHVPSSAAVGSGRAPLSQGMVETAREKAERCRDALLPEIERGRDVVVIEPSDLAAFDREYERLVPEADAERLTDGCYEVLEYVYGLLENGADPAGLTHGDDDDSGAAVSYHAHCQQRTLDLEAHTVAVLDRLGYEVTTSETECCGMAGSFGYKSQYYDLSMDVGEPLVEQFGDADRVLASGTSCCEQLDALLGSPTEHPVEAIAPSE; this comes from the coding sequence ATGAGTAAGCCCGACTCGCGTGCGGCGACGGCCGCGAAGATACGCCACCTCCTCGACACCGAGGGCGAGGCGGTGCGAGAGAACACGCGCGGATTCAACCAGGGGCGGTACGACTCGACGGCTGATCTGGATGCGTACGACGACCTGAAATCCGAGGCACGAGCGATCAAAGAGGACGCTATCGAACGGCTACCAGACCTGATCGACGACCTCCGCGAAGCCGTCGAGGCCAACGGCGGTCACCTCTACGTCGCCGCCGATGCCGCCGACGCGAACGCGTACGTTCGAGAGGTCGTCGACGGCGGCAACGTCGTCAAGAGCAAGTCGATGACCACCGAGGAGTTGGAGTTGAACGACGCGCTTGCGGCCGACGGCGCACGCGTCACCGAGACGGACCTGGGCGAGTGGGTGCTCCAACTCGCCGACGAGACGCCGAGCCACATCGTCGGCCCCGCCATCCACAAGTCGCGCGAGGGCATCGCCGAACTGTTCAACGAACGGTTCGACCCCGAGGAACCGCTGGAGACGGCCGAGGAACTCACGCGCTTTGCTCGCGCCCGACTCCTCGAAGACATCCGCGAGGCCGACGTTGGCGTCACGGGCGCGAACTTCCTCACCGCCGACTCGGGGACGCTGGCACTCGTGACCAGCGAGGGCAACGCGCGCAAGACGGCGGTCGTCCCAGACACCCACGTCGCCGTCGCCGGCGTCGAGAAGGTGGTCCCCACGGTCGAAGACCTCGCACCGTTTATCGAACTCATCGGTCGCTCGGGGACCGGACAGGACATCACTTCCTACGTCTCGCTGTTGACGCCGCCCGTCGCGTCGCCGCCCGTCGAGTTCGACGACCCGGGGTCACCAATCGCCGACGCTGGCACCGCCACCGGCGACGGCGCGACCGACGCTCACCCGGACCGCGAGTTCCACTTGGTCCTCGTCGACAACGGCCGACTGGCGATGCGCGAGGACGACGACCTCCGCGAGACGTTGTACTGCATCCGGTGTGGCGCGTGTTCGAACTCGTGTGGCAACTTCCAGTCGGTCGGCGGCCACGCCTTCGGCGGCGAGACGTACTCCGGCGGTATCGCCACCGGATGGGAAGCCGGCGTCGAGGGTCTCGACACCGCCGCCGAGTTCAACGACCTGTGTACCGGATGCTCCCGGTGTGTCCCCGCCTGTCCGGTCGGGATAGACATTCCGTGGATCAACACGGTCGTCCGCGACCGGATCAACCGCGGCGCAGACCCCGGACGCCTCGACTTCCTCGTGGACGGCCTCACGCCCGACGCAGAACCCGCCGGCCTCGACCCCGCGAAGCGCCTGTTCGGCAACTTCGAGACGCTGGCGCGACTGGGGAGCGCAACCGCGCCGCTGTCGAACTGGACGGCGAATCTCGGTCCTGTGCGTGCTGCGATGGACCGCTTCCTCGGCGTCGCCAGCGAGCGGGAGTTACCACGATTCCAGCGGGAGACACTCGTGGACTGGTTCGACGCCCGGGGCGGCCCGCGCGTCCCCGAGACGATGGCTCGGCGGGAGGCGGTTCTCTACCCGGACATTTATACGAACCACGTCGCCGTCGACCGCGGGAAAGCGGCGGTCCGGACGCTCGAAGCACTCGGCGTCCGGGTGCACGTCCCGTCGTCGGCCGCCGTCGGGAGCGGGCGCGCACCGCTGTCGCAGGGAATGGTCGAGACCGCTCGCGAGAAGGCCGAGCGGTGTCGAGATGCCCTGCTCCCGGAGATCGAACGCGGGCGCGACGTGGTCGTGATCGAACCCAGTGACCTGGCGGCGTTCGACCGCGAGTACGAGCGACTCGTTCCCGAAGCCGATGCCGAGCGTCTCACCGACGGCTGTTATGAGGTGCTGGAGTACGTGTACGGCCTCTTGGAGAACGGGGCCGATCCGGCAGGACTGACACACGGCGACGACGACGACAGCGGCGCGGCGGTATCGTATCACGCCCACTGCCAGCAGCGGACGCTCGACCTAGAGGCGCACACCGTCGCGGTCCTCGACCGTCTCGGCTACGAGGTGACGACCAGCGAGACGGAGTGTTGCGGGATGGCTGGGAGTTTCGGCTACAAGTCGCAGTATTACGACCTGTCGATGGACGTGGGCGAACCGCTGGTCGAGCAGTTCGGCGACGCCGACCGCGTGCTGGCGTCGGGAACCTCCTGTTGTGAGCAGTTGGACGCGTTGCTGGGGTCGCCGACCGAGCATCCCGTCGAGGCGATTGCCCCATCGGAGTAG
- a CDS encoding LUD domain-containing protein, whose amino-acid sequence MSADTLAAFVDNVEHHHATVHRVAPEAVTETVADLLDPPAVGVRLPWDLSLPESVAVDPTPADLDAANTGVTAATLAIADYGTVALESDAAGSEAVSLFPERHVVVVRASDVVPGMSEAVAHLGGRLRDGASAVLATGPSATADMGDLVIGAHGPREVDVVLVEDDADSERGVGADATGGAADE is encoded by the coding sequence ATGAGTGCGGACACCCTCGCGGCGTTCGTCGACAACGTCGAACACCACCACGCGACCGTCCATCGCGTCGCGCCGGAGGCGGTGACCGAGACGGTCGCCGACCTCCTCGACCCGCCCGCCGTCGGCGTCCGACTGCCGTGGGACCTGTCCCTCCCCGAGTCCGTCGCCGTCGACCCCACGCCCGCCGACCTCGACGCCGCGAACACGGGTGTCACCGCGGCGACGCTCGCGATCGCAGACTACGGGACGGTCGCCTTAGAGTCGGACGCCGCCGGGAGCGAAGCAGTTTCGCTGTTCCCCGAACGCCACGTCGTCGTTGTCCGTGCCAGCGACGTCGTGCCGGGGATGTCCGAGGCGGTCGCCCACCTCGGCGGCCGCCTCCGCGACGGCGCAAGCGCCGTCCTCGCGACAGGGCCCTCCGCGACGGCCGATATGGGCGACCTGGTGATCGGTGCCCACGGCCCGCGCGAGGTAGACGTGGTCCTCGTGGAAGATGACGCCGACTCCGAACGAGGGGTCGGCGCCGACGCGACCGGGGGTGCGGCCGATGAGTAA
- a CDS encoding FAD-binding and (Fe-S)-binding domain-containing protein has protein sequence MSSDSPAPPDGGPDLTDADYDYRSDDVRQPGLVADLEERLDGDVRFDTYSRQLYATDASAYQQLPIGVVFPRHTDDVAATMTYCADNEIPVLPRGGGTSLAGQTVNEAVVLDFTRYMNDLVDLDPDAREATVEPGCILANLNQAAAPHGLKFGPDPAWRDKSAIGGAIGNNSTGSHSLKYGKTDAYVESCEVVLADGSVETFGEIRVEEMRAAADPDGDLLARIYAALVEILDEEADEVTARYPEMKRNVSGYNLDVLVQEARGEWADGDDPGEEGVVNLARLLCGSEGTLGIVTEATVSLVEVPETKAVALLTYDSLNEAMDDVAPILEHDPAAVEVMDDTLLDLARETTEFGDVVGLLPDGTDSVLLVEFYAESDDDGRQKVADLLADRRPGTDTEFDPSDDRVDSGETVRARAAMEAHDEQRRATFWKMRKSGLPILLGRTSDAKHISFIEDCAVPPEHLSAYVEDFQEILEEVGTFASFYAHAGPGVLHVRPLVNTKSLEGMEQLEAIAEGATDLVVKYGGSVSGEHGDGRARTQWNRKLYGDDLWNTFRDLKTAFDPDWLLNPGNVCGDHSLTEHLRFDPEYAFDAGFDPELDWDNENGFQGMTELCHGCGGCRGEQDTTGGVMCPTYRAADEEIQSTRGRANLLRGAMSGDLPADPFDEEFASEVMDLCIGCKGCKRNCPSGVDMAKLKAEVAHESHERDGASLRDRLFANVNLLSRVGSALAPLSNLATRVPGSGVVGEKLLGIASERELPTFHRETLRDWFDARGGSRVAAADAERVAVLVPDTYTNYNHPEAGKAAVGVLEAAGVRVELADVEDTGRPAYSLGFLDTARERTAAAVEDLAPRVEAGKDVVVVEPSEAVMLQSDLLDFHGDERAASVAANSYGVLEYVDTFRLDEAMDLAGSGSLTYHGHCHQKATKKDHHAVGVLRRAGYEVDPLDSTCCGMAGSFGYEAEHYSMSTAIADILFGQVDASAGTEVTAPGASCRSQLGHRDGTDEEPPHPVEKVAAALQ, from the coding sequence ATGTCTTCCGATTCACCCGCGCCGCCCGACGGCGGACCGGACCTGACGGACGCGGACTACGACTACCGCTCGGACGACGTGCGACAACCGGGGCTCGTCGCGGATCTGGAGGAGCGACTCGACGGCGACGTTCGCTTCGACACCTACTCGCGGCAGCTGTACGCGACGGACGCGTCCGCCTACCAGCAGTTGCCCATCGGCGTCGTCTTCCCACGCCACACGGACGACGTGGCCGCGACGATGACGTACTGTGCCGACAACGAGATTCCCGTCCTCCCGCGTGGCGGCGGCACGTCGCTGGCGGGACAGACGGTCAACGAGGCGGTCGTCCTCGATTTCACGCGGTACATGAACGACCTCGTCGACCTCGACCCCGACGCCCGCGAGGCGACCGTCGAGCCGGGGTGTATCCTCGCGAACTTGAACCAGGCGGCGGCCCCACACGGCCTGAAGTTCGGGCCCGACCCGGCGTGGCGCGACAAGTCCGCCATCGGCGGGGCCATCGGCAACAACTCCACCGGGTCGCACTCGCTGAAGTACGGGAAGACCGACGCCTACGTCGAGTCGTGTGAGGTCGTCCTCGCGGACGGGAGCGTCGAGACGTTCGGCGAGATTCGCGTCGAGGAGATGCGTGCGGCCGCCGACCCCGACGGTGACCTCCTCGCCCGTATCTACGCGGCACTGGTCGAGATACTCGACGAGGAGGCCGACGAGGTGACTGCCCGCTATCCCGAGATGAAGCGCAACGTCTCGGGGTACAACCTCGACGTGTTGGTGCAGGAGGCCCGCGGCGAGTGGGCCGACGGCGACGACCCCGGCGAGGAGGGCGTCGTCAACCTCGCGCGACTGTTGTGCGGGAGCGAGGGGACGCTCGGCATCGTCACGGAAGCGACCGTCTCACTCGTCGAGGTGCCCGAGACGAAGGCGGTGGCACTGCTCACCTACGACTCGCTGAACGAGGCGATGGACGACGTGGCACCGATTCTCGAACACGACCCCGCCGCCGTCGAGGTGATGGACGACACCCTCCTCGACTTAGCACGCGAAACCACCGAGTTTGGCGACGTGGTCGGCCTCCTCCCCGACGGCACCGACTCGGTGTTGCTCGTGGAGTTCTATGCCGAGAGCGACGACGACGGGCGACAGAAAGTGGCAGACCTGTTGGCCGACCGCCGGCCCGGGACGGACACCGAATTCGACCCGAGCGACGACCGGGTCGACAGCGGTGAGACGGTGCGTGCGCGGGCGGCGATGGAAGCACACGACGAACAGCGCCGCGCGACGTTCTGGAAGATGCGGAAATCCGGGCTTCCGATCCTCTTGGGTCGCACCTCCGACGCCAAGCACATCTCGTTCATCGAGGACTGCGCCGTACCCCCCGAACACCTCTCGGCGTACGTCGAGGACTTCCAAGAGATACTGGAGGAGGTCGGCACGTTCGCGTCCTTCTACGCGCACGCAGGGCCGGGCGTCCTCCACGTTCGTCCGCTGGTGAACACGAAGTCGCTTGAGGGGATGGAGCAACTGGAGGCCATCGCGGAGGGAGCGACCGACCTCGTCGTGAAGTACGGCGGCAGCGTCTCGGGCGAACACGGCGACGGCCGCGCGCGTACCCAGTGGAACCGGAAACTGTACGGTGACGACCTCTGGAACACCTTCCGCGACCTCAAGACGGCGTTCGACCCCGACTGGCTGTTGAATCCGGGCAACGTCTGCGGCGACCACAGCCTCACCGAACACCTCCGATTCGACCCCGAGTACGCCTTCGACGCGGGATTCGACCCCGAACTCGACTGGGACAACGAGAACGGCTTCCAGGGGATGACGGAGTTGTGTCACGGCTGCGGTGGCTGTCGCGGCGAACAGGACACGACGGGCGGCGTGATGTGTCCCACCTACCGCGCGGCCGACGAAGAGATACAGAGCACGCGCGGCCGGGCGAACCTTCTGCGCGGCGCGATGAGCGGTGACCTGCCCGCGGACCCGTTCGACGAGGAGTTCGCCAGCGAGGTGATGGACCTGTGTATCGGCTGTAAGGGCTGCAAGCGCAACTGCCCCAGCGGCGTCGATATGGCGAAACTGAAGGCGGAAGTCGCGCACGAAAGCCACGAACGCGACGGTGCGAGCCTGCGCGACCGCCTGTTCGCCAACGTCAACCTCCTCTCGCGAGTGGGGTCGGCGCTCGCGCCGCTGTCGAACCTCGCGACCCGCGTTCCGGGGTCGGGCGTCGTCGGCGAGAAACTGCTCGGCATCGCCAGCGAACGCGAGTTGCCCACGTTCCACCGCGAGACGCTTCGCGACTGGTTCGACGCCCGCGGTGGGTCCCGTGTCGCGGCGGCCGACGCCGAGCGAGTCGCCGTCCTCGTCCCCGACACGTACACGAACTACAACCATCCCGAGGCGGGGAAAGCCGCAGTCGGTGTACTGGAGGCCGCGGGCGTGCGCGTCGAACTCGCGGACGTCGAGGACACCGGGCGACCCGCCTACAGCCTGGGGTTCCTCGATACGGCCCGCGAGCGAACCGCCGCCGCCGTCGAGGACCTCGCGCCGCGGGTCGAAGCCGGGAAAGACGTGGTCGTGGTCGAACCCAGCGAGGCCGTGATGCTGCAGTCGGATTTGCTCGACTTCCACGGGGACGAGCGTGCGGCGTCGGTCGCGGCGAACAGTTACGGTGTCCTCGAGTACGTCGACACGTTCCGACTCGACGAGGCGATGGACCTCGCGGGGTCGGGGTCGCTGACGTACCACGGCCACTGCCACCAGAAGGCGACCAAGAAGGACCACCACGCGGTCGGCGTCCTCCGACGTGCGGGCTACGAGGTGGACCCGCTCGACTCCACGTGCTGCGGGATGGCCGGGAGTTTCGGCTACGAGGCCGAACACTACTCGATGAGCACGGCTATCGCGGATATCCTCTTCGGTCAGGTCGACGCCAGCGCCGGGACGGAGGTGACCGCACCCGGCGCGTCGTGTCGCTCGCAGTTGGGCCACCGCGACGGCACCGACGAAGAGCCGCCACACCCCGTCGAGAAGGTCGCAGCGGCGCTCCAGTGA
- a CDS encoding HalOD1 output domain-containing protein produces the protein MNSLKSFDVAQVESAADTTDSSEATTPQTAIIDSVASVKDVAPTELRVQLQSVVDVDVLETLADHDDVDWALSFEYDGHTVTVDGQGTVVVDGTEFVEAFDV, from the coding sequence ATGAACTCACTCAAATCGTTCGACGTGGCACAGGTCGAATCGGCCGCCGATACGACGGACTCGTCAGAGGCAACGACGCCGCAGACAGCCATCATCGACTCGGTGGCGTCGGTCAAAGACGTCGCTCCGACGGAACTGCGCGTCCAACTGCAGTCGGTCGTCGACGTCGACGTCCTCGAGACGCTCGCCGACCACGACGACGTCGACTGGGCGCTCTCGTTCGAGTACGACGGTCACACCGTCACCGTCGACGGCCAAGGAACCGTCGTCGTCGACGGGACGGAGTTCGTCGAGGCGTTCGACGTCTGA
- a CDS encoding pyridoxal phosphate-dependent aminotransferase: MFPPLAYIEWIEGRPTAADHDLGSSDLRPLPAGDPGDPVPPRLAGLEPPTTDRSLRASVAAEYDVDESQVLLTAGATHADFLASAAAGGAARERAGASDTGPHAIGDDDVPRPRALVERPGYEPLVKTPRGLGLQVARFLRPEPNATLDPDRIEAAASDLTGPLAHVTVTNRHNPTGRLTTRSTLEATAGVVDETGGYLLVDEVYAPYTSEDGAGAFGGPTAAGLPSTAVVGSLTKFQGLGGLRVGWVVGPEEFVDRARRVEEHVPALARPSTALARRFFAHRDDLVADARDHCRANHDLLSSFLDDRDDLSGTVDPGSPFGYLEHDRADGDTVSEAAWDAGILVVPGRFFGMDNGVRVSLGRDPDACAAALDAFGSVLDDL; the protein is encoded by the coding sequence ATGTTTCCGCCGCTCGCGTACATCGAGTGGATCGAGGGTCGCCCGACCGCGGCCGACCACGACCTCGGCTCGAGCGACCTGCGGCCGTTGCCAGCCGGCGACCCGGGCGACCCAGTGCCGCCGCGACTCGCCGGGCTAGAGCCACCGACGACTGATCGCTCGCTTCGGGCGTCCGTCGCCGCCGAGTACGACGTCGACGAGTCACAAGTGCTGTTGACGGCGGGCGCGACTCACGCCGACTTCCTCGCGTCGGCGGCGGCGGGCGGGGCCGCCCGCGAGCGAGCGGGCGCGTCCGACACCGGTCCCCACGCGATTGGCGACGACGACGTTCCCCGACCGCGTGCGCTGGTCGAGCGACCGGGGTACGAACCGCTCGTGAAGACGCCCCGCGGCCTCGGCCTGCAGGTCGCCCGCTTCCTGCGGCCGGAGCCGAACGCCACACTCGACCCCGACCGCATCGAGGCGGCCGCCAGCGACCTGACGGGGCCGCTCGCGCACGTCACGGTGACGAACCGCCACAACCCGACCGGGCGGCTGACGACGCGGTCGACGCTCGAAGCCACCGCGGGCGTGGTCGACGAGACGGGCGGCTACCTCCTCGTCGACGAGGTGTACGCGCCGTACACCAGCGAGGACGGCGCGGGCGCGTTCGGCGGGCCGACCGCCGCCGGCCTGCCGTCGACGGCCGTCGTCGGGTCGCTCACGAAGTTCCAGGGCCTCGGCGGCCTCCGCGTCGGCTGGGTCGTCGGCCCCGAGGAGTTCGTCGACCGGGCCCGCCGAGTGGAAGAACACGTCCCCGCGCTCGCTCGACCGAGCACGGCACTAGCGCGGCGCTTCTTCGCCCACCGTGACGACCTCGTCGCCGACGCGCGCGACCACTGCCGCGCGAACCACGACCTCCTCTCCTCCTTCCTCGACGACCGCGACGACCTCTCGGGGACGGTTGATCCGGGGTCACCGTTCGGCTATCTCGAACACGACCGCGCCGACGGCGACACCGTAAGCGAGGCCGCGTGGGACGCCGGCATCCTCGTCGTCCCCGGTCGCTTCTTCGGGATGGACAACGGCGTGCGCGTCTCACTCGGTCGCGACCCCGACGCGTGTGCGGCGGCGCTCGACGCGTTCGGGTCCGTCCTCGACGACCTCTGA
- a CDS encoding GIY-YIG nuclease family protein, which yields MSETDDDSDANGGTYTLVFSLPERATVEVGALGTYTFPAGGYAYTGSALGSGGFSRVDRHRRVAAGDHDVRHWHVDYLGGHSDVSLVAVERLGGGRDAECAVARDLASGPVEGFGASDCGCASHLSYYPRPDAAVAAVGRVYDAVSE from the coding sequence GTGAGTGAGACTGACGACGACAGCGACGCGAACGGCGGAACGTACACGCTCGTCTTCTCGCTCCCCGAGCGAGCGACGGTCGAGGTCGGTGCGCTCGGGACCTACACGTTCCCTGCCGGCGGCTACGCGTACACCGGGAGCGCGCTCGGATCGGGTGGCTTCTCGCGCGTCGACAGACACCGCCGCGTCGCCGCGGGCGACCACGACGTGCGCCACTGGCACGTCGACTACCTCGGCGGCCACTCGGACGTCTCGCTGGTCGCCGTCGAGCGACTCGGTGGCGGCCGCGACGCGGAGTGTGCCGTCGCGCGTGACCTCGCGTCGGGGCCGGTCGAGGGGTTCGGCGCGTCCGACTGCGGCTGTGCGTCGCACCTCTCGTACTACCCACGCCCCGATGCGGCCGTCGCTGCCGTCGGGCGCGTGTACGATGCCGTCTCCGAGTAA
- a CDS encoding methylated-DNA--[protein]-cysteine S-methyltransferase, with the protein MTVDVPGGRLTLDAAFVDADADDIRRQVREYREGTRTSFDLPVRHPDGFTGRVMGAMATIPYGETRTYADLARDLNSAPQAVGAACGRNPVPLVVPCHRVVAADGIGGFSAVGGPDLKRRLLDHERTDSVQTTLTAADGDSES; encoded by the coding sequence CTGACGGTCGACGTCCCGGGCGGTCGACTCACTCTCGACGCCGCCTTCGTCGACGCCGACGCCGACGACATCAGACGACAGGTCCGCGAGTACCGTGAGGGAACCCGAACGTCGTTCGACCTGCCAGTTCGACATCCCGACGGCTTCACCGGGCGCGTGATGGGCGCGATGGCGACGATTCCGTATGGCGAGACGCGAACGTACGCCGACCTCGCACGGGACCTGAACAGCGCACCGCAGGCGGTCGGCGCGGCCTGCGGGCGCAACCCGGTTCCGCTGGTCGTCCCGTGTCACCGCGTCGTCGCCGCCGACGGCATCGGCGGGTTCTCCGCGGTGGGTGGCCCGGACCTCAAGCGCCGCCTCCTCGACCACGAGCGCACCGACTCCGTGCAGACGACGCTCACCGCCGCAGACGGGGACAGCGAATCGTGA
- a CDS encoding restriction endonuclease: MHHPADRLAALSDAAFATFAERLGRVWPDYDAVAAPTTPEGVVEVSLVRERPDRPNDADRPADAERAVLRVSRESVTLEEVNEFAVFAAERGLAFAVLATVDEVTREAAARARAAPVEVYDGVGLVSMARDAGVEIPTPSDESSDDSDTDHR; this comes from the coding sequence ATGCACCACCCGGCGGACAGACTCGCCGCGCTCTCGGACGCAGCGTTCGCGACGTTCGCCGAGCGACTCGGTCGCGTCTGGCCTGACTACGACGCCGTCGCCGCGCCGACGACGCCCGAGGGTGTCGTCGAGGTGTCGCTCGTTCGTGAACGACCGGACCGACCCAACGACGCTGACCGACCCGCAGACGCCGAGCGAGCGGTCCTCCGCGTCTCCCGCGAGTCGGTCACGCTGGAGGAGGTGAACGAGTTCGCGGTGTTCGCGGCCGAGCGGGGACTGGCGTTCGCGGTGCTCGCGACCGTCGACGAGGTGACCCGTGAGGCGGCCGCACGGGCGCGAGCGGCCCCGGTCGAGGTGTACGACGGCGTGGGCCTCGTCTCGATGGCCCGTGACGCGGGCGTCGAGATACCGACGCCGAGCGACGAGTCGAGTGACGACTCCGACACCGATCACCGATGA
- a CDS encoding SRPBCC domain-containing protein: MIGSDPTVEASVVVDASPAAVWQTLTAFDAYPEWNPLIRRVSGRPTEGHKLGVLLTQNGIPPTLIRPTVTRLVPERELSWRSAAPIPGSFEATHRFLLEPLTDGEQTRFTQTETFGGVAAGLVPRGLRTRIREGFVAMNEALAARVEREQDSSHRNR, from the coding sequence ATGATCGGCAGCGATCCGACCGTCGAAGCGAGCGTCGTCGTCGACGCGTCGCCAGCGGCGGTGTGGCAGACGTTGACCGCCTTCGACGCGTATCCGGAGTGGAATCCGCTGATCCGTCGGGTGTCTGGCCGACCGACGGAAGGCCACAAACTCGGCGTGTTGCTCACGCAGAACGGAATCCCGCCAACGCTCATCCGCCCGACGGTGACGCGTCTCGTCCCGGAACGAGAACTCTCGTGGCGCTCTGCGGCACCGATTCCGGGGTCGTTCGAAGCGACCCATCGGTTCCTCCTCGAACCGCTCACGGACGGCGAGCAGACGCGGTTCACGCAGACGGAGACGTTCGGCGGCGTCGCTGCCGGCCTCGTTCCGCGCGGCCTCCGCACGCGGATCCGCGAGGGATTCGTCGCGATGAATGAGGCGCTGGCCGCGCGAGTCGAACGCGAGCAGGACTCGTCGCATCGCAATCGGTAA